A single region of the Drosophila takahashii strain IR98-3 E-12201 chromosome 2R, DtakHiC1v2, whole genome shotgun sequence genome encodes:
- the LOC108064688 gene encoding chymotrypsin-like protease CTRL-1, whose product MHIMGTGAVRLLLLLVLGCLKVQGVPYLLDPQCVSARTEPGHYRVINGRAADLLSNPWMVIIIERGMMKCGGSLITQRFVLTAAHCRSETNRQLIVRLGEYDVNQPFDCTSYGCIPRPKEINVSRTYVHGQYNDFHSNDIALLKLETAVQYGEHIRPICMIMGDSNWSRNILKNINQFNTTGWGRTEARTNSPVLQQTSLMHYSLNYCAQYFGRQMDHTHICVGSSTSATCSGDSGGPLTARLKFGREKRVFLFGVVSYGPGHCFGPTVFTNVLPYSNWIEWQTKNN is encoded by the exons ATGCATATAATGGGAACTGGAGCAGTAAGACTCCTACTTTTACTGGTCCTCGGGTGTCTGAAGGTTCAGGGTGTGCCATATCTGCTGGACCCGCAGTGCGTTTCGGCTAGAACTGAGCCAGGACATTATCGTGTGATCAATGGCAGGGCTGCAGATCTACTTTCCAATCCCTGGATGGTGATAATCATCGAGCGTGGAATGATGAAGTGCGGAGGATCATTGATCACACAAC GTTTTGTATTGACAGCTGCGCATTGCAGAAGCGAAACAAATAGGCAATT GATAGTGCGTTTGGGGGAGTATGACGTTAATCAGCCCTTCGATTGCACGAGCTATGGCTGCATTCCCCGTCCCAAGGAAATAAATGTGAGTAGGACATATGTGCATGGGCAGTATAACGACTTCCACAGCAATGATATAGCTCTACTTAAACTGGAAACGGCAGTGCAGTACGGAG AACACATTAGACCGATCTGCATGATAATGGGTGATTCGAATTGGTCGAGGAATATACTAAAAAACATAAACCAGTTCAACACCACAGGCTGGGGTCGCACGGAAGCCCGAACAAATAGTCCCGTCCTGCAGCAAACCTCCTTGATGCACTACAGCCTCAACTATTGTGCTCAGTACTTCGGAAGGCAGATGGATCACACCCACATATGCGTGGGGAGCAGCACAAGTGCCACGTGCAGTGGTGATTCCGGAGGTCCCTTAACAGCCAGGCTGAAGTTCGGCCGGGAAAAAAGGGTCTTCCTCTTCGGGGTGGTCAGCTATGGACCAGGTCACTGTTTTGGGCCCACTGTCTTTACCAATGTCCTCCCTTATTCAAATTGGATCGAGTGGCAAACCAAGAATAACTGA